A single region of the Deltaproteobacteria bacterium genome encodes:
- a CDS encoding GDP-L-fucose synthase, producing MNRDSKIYVAGHRGLVGSSIVRKLRAEGYNNLLVRTREELDLIRQADVEDFFHKERPEYVFLAAAKVGGINANNTYRADFIYENLQVQNNVIWSSYKFCVKKLIFLGSVCIYPKLAPIPVKEEYLLTGPLESTNEPYALAKIAGIKLCEALWDQYGFEAISCMPANLYGTYDNFDLQNAHVIPALIRKFHGAKEKGDKSITLWGTGSPRREFLHADDAADAIFFLMKNYNEKGLINVGTGEDISIKDLAMLIKEIVSYNGEIVWDTSKPDGTPHRPMDVTKIHSLGWRHSIGFRDGLNQTYEWFKGHYKLDARL from the coding sequence ATGAATAGAGATTCAAAAATATATGTTGCCGGCCATCGTGGACTTGTTGGTTCATCTATTGTGCGGAAGTTAAGGGCTGAAGGATACAATAATTTGCTTGTCAGAACAAGGGAGGAACTTGACTTAATAAGACAGGCAGATGTTGAAGATTTCTTTCACAAAGAGCGACCGGAGTATGTATTTCTGGCTGCTGCAAAGGTGGGTGGAATCAATGCCAATAATACTTATCGGGCTGATTTTATATATGAAAACCTTCAGGTGCAGAATAATGTCATATGGTCATCATATAAATTTTGCGTAAAAAAACTCATATTTCTGGGCAGTGTGTGTATTTATCCAAAGTTAGCGCCTATTCCAGTAAAGGAAGAATATCTGCTTACCGGCCCACTTGAATCAACCAATGAGCCTTATGCCCTTGCCAAGATTGCAGGAATAAAACTATGCGAGGCATTGTGGGATCAATATGGATTTGAGGCAATCTCCTGCATGCCTGCTAATCTTTATGGCACATATGATAATTTTGACCTTCAAAACGCTCATGTTATACCTGCTTTAATCCGCAAATTTCATGGGGCAAAGGAAAAAGGGGATAAGTCTATTACATTATGGGGAACAGGCAGCCCACGACGGGAATTCCTTCATGCAGATGATGCGGCTGATGCAATATTTTTTTTAATGAAGAATTATAATGAAAAAGGGTTGATTAATGTTGGGACAGGTGAGGATATTTCTATAAAAGACCTTGCAATGTTAATTAAAGAGATAGTCTCTTACAATGGTGAGATTGTATGGGATACATCAAAGCCTGATGGCACACCACACCGTCCTATGGATGTAACTAAAATCCATTCTCTCGGCTGGCGACACTCAATTGGCTTTCGTGATGGATTAAACCAGACATACGAGTGGTTCAAAGGGCATTATAAACTTGATGCAAGATTATAA
- a CDS encoding ABC transporter permease, with translation MVDNHLIIKPPKGWFQIDIKELWMYRELAYFFAWKEIKVRYKQTAIGALWAVFQPVIATIIFTIFFGKFAKMPSEGIPYPLFVYTGLIFWNYFSFGLTHSSESMIGNANIIQKIYFPRLIIPISSSLVGLIDFAVSCVLLVVLLFYYNYMSGFTNFLIVPVLLVLTFFASVGLGSFLGAVNVKYRDVRYVAPFFIQMLIFLTPVIYPVSMIDAKYKWLLGLNPMSGIIEAARFFILGSNRLDLEILFISFIMSLCFFVFGIIYFRKTERFFADII, from the coding sequence ATGGTGGACAATCATTTAATTATTAAACCGCCTAAGGGTTGGTTTCAGATAGACATAAAAGAACTCTGGATGTATAGGGAGTTAGCCTATTTTTTTGCGTGGAAAGAAATTAAGGTCAGATACAAGCAGACGGCAATAGGCGCCCTTTGGGCAGTATTTCAGCCTGTAATAGCTACGATTATTTTCACGATCTTTTTTGGCAAGTTCGCAAAGATGCCGTCAGAAGGAATCCCTTATCCGCTTTTCGTCTATACCGGACTTATTTTCTGGAACTACTTTTCATTTGGGCTTACGCATTCAAGTGAAAGCATGATAGGCAATGCCAATATTATCCAAAAGATATATTTCCCGCGGCTTATTATACCCATTTCATCATCGTTGGTTGGTCTGATTGATTTTGCCGTCTCCTGCGTTTTGCTGGTTGTTCTCTTGTTTTATTATAACTATATGTCTGGTTTTACTAATTTCCTGATAGTGCCGGTTCTGTTGGTATTGACTTTTTTTGCCTCTGTGGGGCTTGGGTCTTTTCTTGGAGCAGTGAATGTGAAATACCGCGATGTTCGATATGTCGCGCCTTTTTTTATTCAGATGCTAATCTTTTTGACGCCGGTTATTTATCCTGTGAGTATGATTGACGCCAAATACAAATGGTTATTAGGTCTAAACCCTATGTCCGGTATTATTGAGGCTGCACGATTTTTTATCTTAGGCTCTAACAGGCTTGATTTGGAAATATTGTTTATATCATTTATAATGAGTTTGTGTTTTTTTGTTTTTGGCATTATATATTTTAGAAAGACCGAGAGATTTTTCGCGGATATTATATAA
- a CDS encoding ABC transporter ATP-binding protein, producing the protein MGAPIIEVNGISKKYRIGQREDYLSLRDSLTKIIKKPLNLLKGLSNTGASNDEFWALKDVSFNVEQGEVIGIIGKNGAGKTTMLKILSRITYPTKGEIHVRGRVASLLEVGTGFHPELTGRENIYFNGSILGMKKREINKKFDEIVAFSEIEKFIDTPVKRYSSGMYVRLAFAVAAHLDPEILLVDEVLAVGDFQFQKKCLNKMKDTSASGRTIFFVSHNMGAIRQLCQKCIWLEHGGIREIGAPSTLIDSYVRSADKSEGTGCVSFDENIKKDSQLLAVRLLNQDGLVAQNFICDEPIMIEFIYKVHRQVPGLYAYLSVSRTDGTCVFVSDSFDSPPNPLDNLPVGKHAVRITIPPRILGSGDYTVYLNFTSHFSFKSFNVDSPGIVGIFHLDDFKSHRGNNREGFISTLLSWDVNRLE; encoded by the coding sequence ATGGGCGCTCCAATAATAGAGGTAAATGGTATTTCCAAAAAATATCGCATCGGGCAACGAGAGGATTACCTATCGCTGCGTGATTCTTTAACTAAAATTATCAAAAAGCCATTGAATTTATTAAAGGGATTATCAAATACCGGTGCATCTAATGATGAATTTTGGGCATTGAAAGATGTCTCATTCAATGTTGAACAAGGTGAGGTTATAGGCATTATTGGAAAAAACGGCGCCGGTAAGACAACAATGCTTAAAATACTTTCCCGTATTACCTATCCGACGAAAGGAGAGATTCATGTCAGGGGACGGGTTGCAAGTCTCCTGGAAGTTGGTACAGGTTTTCATCCCGAACTTACAGGAAGGGAAAATATTTATTTTAACGGATCAATACTTGGGATGAAAAAAAGAGAGATTAATAAAAAATTTGATGAAATAGTTGCTTTTTCAGAAATAGAGAAATTTATAGACACCCCTGTTAAACGGTATTCAAGCGGAATGTATGTAAGGCTTGCATTTGCTGTTGCAGCCCATCTTGACCCAGAGATATTGTTAGTAGATGAAGTGCTTGCTGTGGGAGATTTTCAGTTCCAGAAGAAATGTTTAAACAAAATGAAGGATACTTCTGCAAGCGGCAGGACAATATTCTTTGTCAGCCACAATATGGGCGCTATCAGGCAGTTATGTCAAAAGTGTATATGGCTTGAACACGGTGGTATAAGGGAAATCGGTGCCCCATCTACACTTATAGATTCTTATGTAAGGTCTGCTGATAAATCAGAGGGCACAGGATGTGTCTCTTTTGATGAGAACATTAAAAAGGATTCACAGTTATTGGCAGTTAGACTCTTGAATCAAGATGGGCTAGTGGCACAAAATTTTATTTGCGATGAACCGATAATGATAGAATTTATTTATAAGGTGCATAGACAGGTGCCGGGTCTATATGCCTATCTGTCAGTTTCCAGAACTGATGGGACATGTGTGTTTGTTTCTGATAGTTTTGATTCACCACCCAATCCCCTCGATAATCTACCAGTCGGGAAACATGCAGTCAGGATTACAATCCCTCCAAGGATACTTGGCAGTGGAGATTATACAGTATATCTTAATTTTACCAGCCATTTTAGTTTCAAGAGTTTTAATGTAGATTCTCCGGGGATAGTTGGAATATTTCATCTGGACGATTTTAAATCCCACAGGGGCAATAATAGAGAAGGTTTTATAAGCACTCTACTATCGTGGGATGTTAATCGGTTGGAGTGA
- the pseB gene encoding UDP-N-acetylglucosamine 4,6-dehydratase (inverting), with protein sequence MFKNHNLEYLTNKTILITGGTGSFGKKCTEIIVKNCKPKKLIIFSRDELKQFEMAQIFSDAEFPCMRYFIGDVRDKMRLSRAFRGVDYVIHAAALKQVPAAEYNPFEAVKTNILGAENIINVAIDHGVKKVVALSTDKAANPINLYGATKLCSDKLFIAGNSYVGEDETSFSVVRYGNVVGSRGSVIPFFLKQKVKGILPITDPRMTRFWITLEQGVNFVLNCLEMMVGGELFVPKIPSMNMMDLAKALAPECKTEVVGIRPGEKLHEVMVPRDDARRTLEFDDYYVIQPDFRFFIRRFKSNRGKPVSDDFEYNSGTNPWKLTSAEMMEIIKNL encoded by the coding sequence ATGTTTAAAAACCATAATCTAGAGTATCTTACAAATAAAACCATTCTAATTACCGGTGGGACAGGTTCATTTGGGAAAAAATGTACCGAAATAATAGTTAAAAATTGTAAACCTAAGAAACTTATTATCTTCAGTAGAGATGAACTTAAACAGTTTGAGATGGCACAGATTTTTTCAGATGCAGAATTCCCTTGCATGCGATACTTTATCGGGGATGTGAGAGATAAGATGAGGTTATCGCGAGCCTTTCGTGGAGTTGACTATGTAATCCATGCAGCAGCATTAAAACAGGTTCCTGCAGCCGAATATAATCCCTTTGAGGCAGTTAAGACTAATATACTTGGGGCTGAAAACATTATTAATGTGGCGATTGACCATGGTGTTAAAAAGGTTGTTGCACTCAGCACTGATAAGGCGGCAAATCCAATAAACCTTTATGGCGCAACAAAACTGTGTTCTGACAAGTTATTTATAGCAGGCAATTCTTATGTTGGAGAGGACGAGACATCTTTTAGCGTAGTTCGTTACGGAAATGTTGTCGGAAGCCGAGGGAGTGTAATCCCCTTTTTTCTTAAGCAGAAGGTAAAGGGTATATTGCCAATTACAGACCCGCGTATGACACGATTTTGGATTACTTTGGAGCAGGGTGTCAATTTCGTTTTGAATTGTCTTGAGATGATGGTCGGTGGAGAGTTGTTTGTACCCAAAATCCCAAGTATGAATATGATGGATTTGGCAAAGGCGCTTGCCCCGGAATGCAAAACAGAGGTGGTTGGTATCCGTCCTGGAGAGAAACTACATGAGGTTATGGTGCCTAGAGATGATGCCAGAAGGACATTGGAATTTGATGACTACTATGTAATACAGCCTGATTTTAGATTTTTTATCCGTCGTTTTAAAAGCAACAGAGGGAAACCAGTCTCTGATGATTTTGAATACAATTCCGGGACTAATCCATGGAAATTGACATCTGCGGAAATGATGGAGATCATCAAAAACCTATGA
- the pseC gene encoding UDP-4-amino-4,6-dideoxy-N-acetyl-beta-L-altrosamine transaminase produces the protein MIPYGKQCIDGEDIQSVIDVLRSDWLTTGPMIELFEKAFADFVGARYAVAVNSGTAALHAAMFALGIGSGDEVIVPTMTFVATANCVVFQGGTPVFADVDPGTLLIDPATVESCLSPKTKAIIAVDYAGQPCDYDKLQDIAKRHNLALVSDACHSLGGHYKDNPVGILSDINAFSFHPVKHITTGEGGMITTDDQKLAGRMRLFRNHGISTDYRQRKAQRSWFYEMVDLGYNYRITDFQCALGISQLKKLPQWIERRREIAHRYDEVFSVLPRINPLPVGSMVFHAYHLYVVRLNLEGTNLDRGMVFKQLQENGIGVNVHYIPVHLHPFYRSHFKTHPGMCPVAEQAYEEIISLPMYPGLSDAEQDYVIEMMRRILS, from the coding sequence ATGATTCCTTACGGCAAACAATGTATTGATGGGGAAGACATTCAATCTGTTATCGATGTGCTGCGGTCTGATTGGCTTACCACGGGACCAATGATAGAATTGTTTGAGAAAGCCTTTGCTGACTTTGTAGGGGCAAGATATGCTGTTGCGGTGAACAGCGGAACCGCGGCGCTCCATGCAGCCATGTTTGCCCTCGGCATCGGTTCCGGAGACGAAGTGATTGTGCCAACCATGACCTTTGTTGCCACAGCCAATTGTGTCGTTTTTCAGGGAGGAACCCCTGTCTTTGCAGATGTAGACCCGGGGACCCTTCTGATAGACCCTGCGACTGTTGAGTCGTGTCTATCACCTAAAACAAAGGCCATTATCGCCGTGGATTACGCCGGACAGCCTTGTGATTATGATAAACTTCAGGATATCGCCAAACGCCATAATCTTGCTCTGGTATCCGATGCCTGTCATTCCCTTGGTGGTCATTACAAGGACAACCCAGTTGGCATATTGAGTGATATCAATGCTTTCAGTTTTCATCCGGTCAAACACATCACCACCGGTGAGGGAGGAATGATTACAACGGATGATCAGAAATTGGCTGGCCGTATGCGTCTTTTTCGAAATCATGGTATTTCCACAGATTACCGCCAACGAAAGGCACAGAGGTCATGGTTTTATGAAATGGTAGATCTTGGCTATAACTATAGAATTACCGATTTTCAATGTGCTCTGGGAATAAGCCAGCTTAAAAAATTACCCCAGTGGATTGAGCGAAGACGCGAAATTGCACATCGTTATGATGAAGTGTTTTCAGTTCTGCCGCGCATAAATCCTTTACCTGTAGGCAGTATGGTTTTTCATGCTTATCATTTATATGTTGTCCGTCTCAATTTAGAAGGAACAAATCTTGATCGCGGTATGGTTTTTAAACAATTACAAGAAAACGGTATCGGCGTAAATGTTCACTATATTCCTGTTCATCTTCATCCTTTTTATCGGTCACATTTCAAGACCCATCCGGGCATGTGTCCTGTAGCTGAACAGGCATATGAAGAAATCATCAGCCTGCCAATGTATCCAGGACTTTCTGATGCAGAGCAGGACTATGTCATAGAAATGATGCGTAGGATTCTTTCATGA